From the Gramella sp. Hel_I_59 genome, one window contains:
- a CDS encoding molybdenum cofactor biosynthesis protein MoaE has protein sequence MDKKKPKKVFLQGAIPPEKIAKSIANHQSKTNIGAHSIFLGQIRADEVDGKIVQAIEYSAYEEMAEQVFHEIREKAFSKFDITCAHIYHSMGTVNAGEICLFVFTSSAHRKIAIEACNFFVEEIKAKAPIFGKELFGDDSHQWKVNK, from the coding sequence ATGGATAAAAAAAAACCTAAAAAGGTATTTTTACAGGGAGCAATTCCTCCTGAAAAGATCGCGAAATCCATCGCGAATCATCAGTCCAAGACCAATATTGGTGCACATAGTATCTTTCTTGGTCAGATTCGGGCAGATGAGGTGGATGGTAAAATAGTTCAGGCTATAGAATATAGTGCTTACGAAGAAATGGCGGAACAGGTATTTCACGAAATAAGGGAAAAAGCTTTCTCAAAGTTCGATATCACCTGCGCTCATATTTATCATAGTATGGGTACGGTTAATGCTGGCGAAATCTGTTTGTTCGTGTTCACTTCTTCGGCACATCGAAAGATAGCGATAGAAGCTTGTAATTTTTTCGTGGAAGAGATCAAAGCGAAAGCACCAATTTTTGGAAAGGAACTTTTTGGAGACGATTCTCACCAATGGAAAGTAAATAAATAA
- the moaCB gene encoding bifunctional molybdenum cofactor biosynthesis protein MoaC/MoaB, protein MVDITHKINTLREATALAIVKTSSEETIEAIRNNTVPKGNVFEMAKAAGLLGVKKTPDLLPDCHPLPIEYTGIHYEIKDLEIHISVEVKTIYKTGVEVEAMHGASIVALTLYDMLKPIDKQVEIGSIKLQQKKGGKSSFKINSEGITASVIVCSDTISEGNGEDKAGEVILSKLKDLDIPGTKSIIADEPSEIKTALENAEGNLVIFTGGTGVSERDNTPGVIREWLDKSLPGVEEQIRSYGQQRMPFAMLSRSVAGVMNGKLVLAFPGSTKGAAECMAAIFPHVLHAFKVLEGKRHD, encoded by the coding sequence ATGGTAGACATAACACACAAAATAAATACGCTGAGAGAAGCAACGGCCTTGGCGATTGTGAAAACTTCTTCGGAAGAAACCATTGAGGCGATTCGAAATAATACGGTGCCTAAAGGAAATGTTTTCGAAATGGCTAAGGCTGCCGGACTTTTAGGGGTGAAGAAAACTCCAGACCTGCTTCCAGATTGTCATCCTTTACCGATCGAATATACTGGTATTCATTATGAGATTAAGGACCTTGAGATCCATATTTCGGTAGAGGTGAAAACGATCTATAAAACCGGTGTTGAGGTCGAAGCTATGCATGGCGCTAGTATCGTCGCGCTGACCTTATACGATATGCTGAAACCCATCGATAAACAGGTGGAGATTGGCAGTATAAAACTACAGCAAAAAAAAGGCGGTAAATCTTCTTTTAAAATTAATTCTGAAGGGATTACGGCCAGTGTGATTGTATGTTCCGATACTATTTCTGAAGGGAATGGCGAGGATAAGGCTGGAGAAGTGATCCTTTCCAAACTGAAGGACCTAGACATTCCTGGCACAAAATCTATCATTGCAGATGAACCTTCAGAAATAAAGACAGCTTTGGAAAATGCCGAAGGAAACCTGGTAATTTTTACAGGTGGCACTGGGGTAAGCGAAAGGGATAACACTCCCGGGGTAATTAGGGAATGGCTGGACAAAAGTCTGCCTGGTGTGGAAGAGCAAATTAGAAGTTATGGACAACAGCGTATGCCTTTTGCTATGCTGTCAAGATCTGTAGCAGGTGTTATGAACGGGAAGCTTGTACTTGCGTTTCCAGGATCCACCAAAGGCGCTGCAGAATGCATGGCTGCCATATTTCCGCATGTTTTGCATGCATTTAAAGTTTTAGAAGGAAAGAGACATGATTGA
- the moaA gene encoding GTP 3',8-cyclase MoaA → MIEERKQIVDNFGRPHTYLRISLTDRCNLRCFYCMPEDGIQLMDKPSIMTLEEIISLATSFRDLGVDTIRLTGGEPLVRKNFGYLVEELSKLGVTLKITTNGIVLDKYLDLFQKIGLKKINFSLDTLDKARSIFITKRDFYDRIMVNLEKALEMGMHIKLNIVLIKGVNDAEINDFIALTKHKNLVVKFIEFMPFKGNEWDWSKGVSKQEILDTVEKKFGKIEVLENPKHSTSTNFKVAGHTGSFAIVSTITNPFCSECNRIRVTADGKMKNCLFANSETDLLSPMRAGEELSPIILNAIKSKKHSRDGMDVKMDAEHYEQNRSMISIGG, encoded by the coding sequence ATGATTGAAGAAAGAAAGCAGATCGTAGATAATTTTGGAAGACCACATACCTATTTAAGGATATCACTTACAGATCGCTGTAATTTGAGATGTTTTTATTGTATGCCTGAGGATGGAATTCAGCTAATGGACAAACCCAGTATTATGACCCTGGAAGAGATTATTAGTCTGGCAACTAGCTTTAGAGATCTTGGAGTCGATACTATTCGGCTTACGGGCGGTGAACCTTTGGTTCGTAAGAATTTTGGTTATCTCGTGGAGGAACTTTCCAAATTGGGAGTGACCTTGAAGATCACTACAAACGGTATTGTACTGGATAAATATCTGGATCTCTTTCAGAAAATAGGTTTAAAAAAGATCAATTTCAGCCTTGATACTCTGGATAAAGCAAGGTCTATTTTTATCACCAAGCGGGATTTTTATGACCGGATAATGGTTAATTTGGAGAAGGCACTGGAGATGGGCATGCACATCAAACTTAACATAGTGCTGATAAAAGGAGTAAACGATGCCGAGATCAATGATTTTATTGCACTTACAAAGCATAAGAATCTGGTTGTGAAATTCATAGAATTCATGCCATTTAAAGGAAATGAATGGGACTGGAGTAAGGGAGTGAGTAAACAGGAAATACTGGATACGGTTGAGAAAAAATTTGGGAAGATCGAAGTACTCGAAAACCCAAAGCATAGTACAAGTACAAATTTTAAAGTGGCTGGTCATACTGGAAGCTTTGCCATTGTTAGCACGATCACCAATCCTTTTTGCAGCGAATGTAACCGGATTAGAGTTACTGCCGATGGAAAAATGAAAAACTGCCTTTTCGCCAATTCTGAAACCGATCTGCTTAGTCCTATGCGAGCCGGTGAAGAACTAAGTCCGATTATCTTAAACGCCATTAAATCCAAGAAACATTCCAGAGATGGTATGGATGTGAAAATGGATGCAGAGCATTATGAACAGAACCGGTCTATGATCTCAATAGGAGGATAA
- a CDS encoding molybdopterin molybdotransferase MoeA produces the protein MVEIKEALEIIRSQDVQLDSEVVSLKDSLDRVLAEDLKAGFDLPGFDNSAMDGYALGGLQQEYKIVGEVAAGDSQEFMLKIGEAVRIFTGAKVPEGTSAVIMQEKTKVDHNLLILEELPKVGQCIRKKGEELKKGELVFSKSYQITAAGIGMLGSLGLNQIKVFKKPIIQLITTGNELVAPGESLQVGQIYESNSGAIEAALKSKGFSSSASRKIKDDFELIKTGISESLQNTEVLILSGGISVGDYDFVKQALEENGVEELFYKVKQKPGKPLYFGKKGNQFVFALPGNPASSLSCFYIYVLPLLQILSGLLGKGLLELNLPISTDFENRGDRPVFLKANIDNNSVEILNAQGSSMIGSMAKGNALAYVEAFEKMEKGSLIKTFLIS, from the coding sequence ATGGTAGAAATTAAGGAGGCATTAGAAATTATCAGGTCACAGGATGTGCAACTAGATTCTGAAGTAGTGAGTCTTAAAGATTCACTTGACAGAGTTTTGGCTGAAGATTTAAAAGCAGGTTTTGATCTGCCGGGTTTTGATAATTCGGCTATGGATGGTTATGCTTTGGGCGGACTTCAGCAAGAATATAAGATCGTTGGTGAAGTTGCTGCAGGTGATTCTCAGGAGTTTATGCTGAAGATCGGTGAAGCTGTTCGAATCTTTACCGGTGCAAAAGTTCCAGAGGGTACTTCCGCAGTGATCATGCAGGAAAAAACTAAGGTAGATCACAACTTACTTATCCTTGAGGAATTACCAAAAGTAGGCCAGTGCATTCGAAAGAAAGGTGAAGAATTAAAGAAAGGAGAACTGGTATTTAGCAAGTCTTATCAAATTACCGCTGCCGGAATTGGGATGTTAGGCAGCCTGGGACTAAATCAAATCAAGGTATTTAAGAAACCGATCATTCAATTGATTACCACCGGGAATGAACTGGTCGCTCCCGGAGAATCACTGCAAGTTGGGCAGATCTATGAATCCAATAGTGGTGCTATAGAAGCGGCATTGAAAAGCAAAGGATTTTCCAGTTCAGCAAGCAGGAAGATCAAGGATGATTTTGAATTGATCAAAACTGGCATTTCAGAATCTTTACAAAATACGGAAGTACTGATTCTTTCAGGAGGAATTTCAGTAGGAGATTACGATTTTGTAAAGCAGGCGCTGGAGGAAAATGGGGTAGAAGAGCTATTCTATAAGGTGAAGCAAAAACCTGGAAAACCTTTATATTTTGGAAAGAAAGGAAACCAATTCGTATTTGCGCTGCCCGGAAATCCCGCGTCTTCGCTTAGTTGCTTTTATATCTATGTGCTACCACTCTTACAAATACTTAGCGGACTACTAGGTAAAGGATTGCTTGAACTCAATTTGCCAATTTCCACTGATTTCGAGAATAGGGGAGACCGTCCGGTTTTTTTGAAAGCTAATATTGACAATAATTCGGTAGAAATTTTAAACGCTCAGGGATCTTCCATGATAGGTTCAATGGCAAAAGGCAACGCCCTGGCATATGTTGAAGCCTTCGAAAAAATGGAGAAAGGTTCATTAATTAAAACATTTCTGATCTCATAA
- a CDS encoding sulfite exporter TauE/SafE family protein has translation MPLEYLPLLFFFIALFYSSVGFGGGSSYLAILSLFMADFYEIRSTALVLNICVVSISTLVFARNGVLKPRILWPFFVLSIPLAYLGAQIKLSQDIFFIILGFALLLAGIFMCLRFWKSAQISTEFTNLKKAVLGGGIGLLSGISGIGGGIFLSPVLNLMRWKDTRVIASLASVFILVNSIAGLVGLHMADTFKLDTDLLFKLIIAVVLGGIIGSYLSSKKFNLKVLGILTAVLVFYVGLRLILKFGLDLSI, from the coding sequence ATGCCTCTGGAATACTTGCCATTGTTATTTTTCTTTATCGCACTATTCTATAGTTCGGTTGGATTTGGTGGAGGTTCCAGTTACCTGGCTATACTTAGCCTTTTCATGGCCGATTTCTACGAAATTCGCTCCACCGCTTTGGTGTTGAATATTTGCGTTGTTTCTATTAGCACCCTTGTTTTTGCGAGGAATGGTGTATTAAAACCACGTATTCTCTGGCCATTTTTTGTACTGAGTATTCCCCTTGCCTACCTGGGTGCGCAGATAAAATTATCACAGGATATTTTCTTTATAATTCTTGGGTTTGCACTTTTACTGGCAGGCATTTTTATGTGTCTCCGATTTTGGAAATCTGCGCAGATATCTACGGAATTCACCAATCTTAAGAAAGCAGTTCTGGGTGGAGGTATTGGATTGTTGTCAGGTATTTCTGGTATTGGAGGAGGAATTTTTCTTTCACCTGTACTTAATTTAATGAGATGGAAAGATACACGGGTCATCGCCTCCCTGGCTTCAGTATTTATACTCGTAAATAGTATCGCTGGATTAGTGGGACTACATATGGCTGATACTTTTAAACTTGATACAGATCTGCTTTTTAAATTAATCATAGCTGTAGTTTTAGGGGGAATAATTGGTTCTTATCTAAGCAGTAAAAAATTTAACTTAAAAGTCCTCGGGATTTTGACTGCTGTCCTGGTGTTTTATGTTGGACTGAGACTTATCCTAAAGTTTGGACTTGATCTAAGCATCTGA
- a CDS encoding 2Fe-2S iron-sulfur cluster-binding protein — protein sequence MKDLDKWKAKVEADDFTDDEKKVFDEMGLKGSSRRTFLKQVSVASMSLWATSYFTNDLFASNMEDLPEEVRVLLNEVKVNLRVNDISKPLNIDSRMSLLDALRERLALTGTKKGCDHGQCGACTVMIDGKRKLSCLTLAATCNDKEITTVEGLASDGKLHPMQEAFVKHDGYQCGYCTPGQVCSSVALLEEAKNGEASYLTEDLKTIKKDLKLSEAEIRERMSGNICRCGAYNNIVQAFKEVHSGDSEMPTWEFATQEQMENAKNA from the coding sequence ATGAAAGATTTAGACAAATGGAAAGCCAAGGTTGAGGCAGATGACTTCACTGATGATGAAAAAAAGGTTTTTGATGAAATGGGGCTGAAAGGTTCCTCAAGGCGAACCTTTTTAAAGCAGGTCTCAGTGGCGAGTATGAGTCTCTGGGCAACATCATATTTTACAAATGACCTGTTTGCCAGCAATATGGAAGACCTTCCAGAAGAAGTACGGGTTTTATTAAATGAGGTAAAAGTGAATTTGCGCGTGAATGATATTAGCAAACCACTAAATATCGATTCCAGAATGAGTTTGCTGGATGCACTCAGGGAACGTCTTGCTCTTACCGGAACTAAAAAAGGTTGTGATCATGGCCAATGTGGGGCATGTACAGTGATGATCGATGGGAAAAGAAAATTATCCTGTTTAACTCTTGCAGCAACCTGCAACGATAAAGAGATCACCACGGTAGAAGGTCTTGCCAGCGATGGGAAACTTCATCCTATGCAGGAAGCTTTTGTAAAACATGACGGCTACCAATGTGGATACTGTACTCCTGGACAGGTTTGTTCTTCTGTAGCATTACTCGAGGAAGCTAAAAATGGAGAAGCCAGCTATTTAACTGAAGATCTGAAAACTATCAAAAAAGACCTGAAACTTTCTGAAGCAGAAATCAGAGAGCGCATGTCTGGAAATATTTGCCGTTGTGGTGCTTACAATAATATTGTACAGGCCTTTAAGGAAGTTCATTCCGGAGATAGTGAAATGCCAACCTGGGAATTTGCTACCCAGGAACAAATGGAAAATGCAAAGAACGCTTAA
- a CDS encoding xanthine dehydrogenase family protein subunit M, with the protein MRPFTYTNAKNTQEALQETTATTHYLAGGTNLVDLMKEDVERPDQLVDVNNLEFKKIEKNQSGGWSLGGMLNNSDTANHPDIRQNYPLLSMAMLSAATAQIRNMATNGGNLLQRTRCPYFFETSMPCNKREPGSGCGAIDGMNATHAIFGYSKECIATHPSDMCVALAAMGAEVEVQKTDGSSRRIPFNEFHRLPGDRPEKDTTLEEGELISEIHLSSPEFSDNYYYLKIRERSSYAFALISVAAGLSIQNGMISKVGLAMGGVAHKPWKLSEAEDFLKGKKANTENFEKAAELALKDAKPFEKNIYKVEMGKKAIVRALEQAKNRTA; encoded by the coding sequence ATGAGACCATTCACTTATACGAATGCCAAAAATACACAGGAAGCTTTGCAGGAAACTACTGCAACGACACATTACCTGGCCGGAGGAACTAATCTGGTGGATCTAATGAAAGAAGATGTTGAACGTCCAGATCAATTAGTGGATGTGAACAATCTTGAGTTCAAAAAAATTGAAAAGAATCAGTCAGGAGGCTGGAGTCTTGGAGGTATGCTAAATAACTCTGATACTGCGAATCATCCGGATATCCGTCAGAATTACCCATTATTGTCCATGGCGATGCTATCTGCTGCAACTGCACAGATCAGGAATATGGCTACCAATGGTGGTAATTTACTGCAAAGAACCAGATGTCCCTATTTTTTCGAGACTTCGATGCCTTGCAATAAAAGAGAACCAGGTTCTGGTTGTGGTGCAATTGATGGAATGAATGCAACTCATGCAATTTTTGGTTATAGCAAGGAATGTATCGCTACACATCCTTCAGATATGTGTGTTGCCCTTGCCGCGATGGGAGCTGAAGTTGAGGTTCAAAAGACAGACGGTTCCAGTCGCAGAATTCCATTTAACGAGTTCCATAGATTGCCCGGAGATAGACCTGAAAAAGATACTACTCTAGAAGAAGGAGAATTGATATCTGAGATACATTTATCTTCTCCGGAGTTTTCTGATAATTACTATTACCTGAAGATTAGAGAGCGTTCCAGTTATGCTTTTGCGCTTATTTCAGTCGCAGCAGGATTATCTATTCAAAATGGTATGATTTCCAAAGTAGGTCTGGCTATGGGCGGAGTCGCTCATAAACCCTGGAAACTTTCAGAAGCTGAAGATTTTCTGAAGGGTAAAAAAGCAAATACCGAAAATTTTGAAAAGGCAGCGGAACTGGCTCTAAAAGATGCCAAACCTTTTGAGAAGAATATATACAAGGTCGAGATGGGTAAGAAAGCTATAGTGCGGGCACTGGAGCAGGCTAAAAATCGAACAGCATAA
- a CDS encoding xanthine dehydrogenase family protein molybdopterin-binding subunit — protein sequence MKTMNKTGVGAAIDRVEGHLKVTGKATYASEFPIENKVYAQGINSTIAKGTIVSIDTTEAENSAGVLAVITHKNAEKLNDFKKDRYQIATDTIAPVLQSNKVHYYGEYVGVVVAETFEQAQYAARLVKFEYSKASDPAIHFDKQRDNAFFPSEDSDYSRGDMEKGLAEADEVVEQTYITSIEHHHPMELHAVIAEWNNGKVTAYASQQMVEDATIAISDTFQIPQKDVRVIAAYVGGGFGSKLNVERHVTLAVMAAKKVGRPVQVTVTRTQMFTNTGLRQKNEQTMKIGAKKDGTMTALSHDTLSHTSPNLVYQEPCGMVSKMLYNSPNAKVTERLMPMNLQTPFAMRAPGEATGSFALESAMDEMAWKLKMDPLEFRIKNDTQTDLHKNQPFSSRLLVECLRIGAEKFGWKDRKDQPRTNVKGNWLVGYGVSAASRNSPYRKTHAKVLLELVEDKVEATIQMDATDIGTGTYTIVAQTAAEYLGIPVEQVKVELGDSNFPVTPGSGGSWGAASYCNGARAACENAVMKLKDNRSIPKDEEVALTELLKQNQITKFEMTGMAEPSTEFEKHSVFSFGANFAEVWVDKDTGMWRIERMVNVGAAGKILNPKTAYGQIIGGLTMGAGMAIAEKTDVEPNFGNFITRSFADYHVPVNLDMANIDVIFLPEEDKIANKMGIKGIGELGITSVAASLSNAIFNATGKRMRELPITPEKLIEAPLEPGV from the coding sequence ATGAAGACAATGAACAAAACTGGAGTTGGTGCAGCTATAGACCGAGTAGAAGGACATTTGAAGGTTACCGGAAAAGCTACGTATGCTTCAGAATTTCCAATAGAGAATAAGGTTTACGCACAGGGTATCAATAGTACCATAGCGAAAGGAACTATTGTTTCTATAGATACTACGGAAGCAGAAAATTCTGCCGGCGTACTGGCGGTAATCACTCATAAGAATGCTGAAAAGCTTAATGACTTCAAGAAAGATCGATATCAGATCGCTACAGATACAATTGCACCGGTACTTCAGAGTAATAAAGTGCACTATTATGGAGAATACGTAGGGGTTGTGGTTGCTGAAACTTTTGAGCAGGCTCAATATGCTGCAAGACTGGTTAAATTCGAATATAGTAAGGCAAGTGATCCTGCGATACATTTTGATAAACAACGGGATAATGCATTTTTTCCAAGTGAGGATTCAGATTATTCTCGTGGTGATATGGAAAAAGGACTTGCTGAGGCAGATGAGGTTGTTGAGCAGACTTATATCACTTCTATCGAACATCATCATCCCATGGAACTTCATGCGGTTATCGCCGAGTGGAATAATGGTAAGGTAACAGCGTATGCTAGTCAGCAAATGGTGGAAGATGCTACAATTGCTATCTCAGATACTTTCCAGATTCCGCAGAAGGATGTGAGAGTGATCGCAGCCTATGTTGGTGGAGGATTTGGTTCCAAACTTAACGTAGAACGACATGTAACCTTAGCGGTTATGGCGGCTAAAAAAGTGGGCAGACCTGTGCAGGTAACAGTGACCAGAACCCAGATGTTCACTAATACAGGTCTTAGACAGAAGAATGAGCAAACGATGAAGATTGGTGCTAAAAAGGATGGAACCATGACAGCCTTATCTCATGATACCCTGTCGCATACTTCACCTAATCTTGTTTACCAGGAACCCTGCGGAATGGTTTCAAAAATGTTATATAACAGTCCGAATGCAAAGGTGACTGAGCGGCTAATGCCCATGAACCTGCAAACACCTTTTGCCATGAGAGCTCCGGGAGAAGCAACCGGAAGTTTTGCACTGGAATCTGCGATGGACGAAATGGCCTGGAAATTAAAAATGGACCCGTTAGAGTTCAGAATTAAAAACGATACTCAAACAGATCTTCATAAGAACCAACCTTTTTCCTCCCGATTGCTGGTAGAATGTTTACGCATTGGCGCTGAAAAATTTGGGTGGAAAGATCGTAAGGATCAACCTCGAACTAATGTAAAAGGAAACTGGCTTGTAGGTTATGGTGTTAGCGCAGCTTCCAGAAATTCGCCTTATCGCAAAACTCACGCAAAAGTACTTCTGGAACTTGTAGAAGATAAGGTAGAAGCAACTATACAAATGGATGCGACCGATATTGGTACAGGAACTTATACAATCGTGGCTCAAACTGCTGCGGAATATCTTGGAATTCCTGTAGAACAGGTCAAGGTAGAGCTTGGAGATTCTAACTTCCCGGTAACTCCTGGATCTGGAGGATCGTGGGGTGCCGCATCTTACTGTAATGGAGCGAGAGCTGCCTGTGAGAATGCAGTCATGAAACTAAAGGATAATAGAAGTATTCCTAAAGATGAGGAGGTTGCTTTAACTGAACTTTTGAAGCAGAACCAGATCACTAAATTTGAAATGACCGGGATGGCAGAGCCTTCCACGGAATTTGAAAAACATTCTGTATTCTCTTTTGGTGCCAACTTCGCTGAAGTGTGGGTAGATAAAGATACAGGAATGTGGAGGATCGAAAGAATGGTAAATGTTGGAGCTGCCGGAAAGATCTTAAATCCCAAAACTGCATACGGACAAATAATTGGTGGTCTCACCATGGGAGCAGGTATGGCTATCGCCGAAAAGACAGATGTGGAACCAAATTTCGGGAATTTTATAACTCGTTCTTTCGCAGATTATCATGTACCTGTCAACCTGGATATGGCGAACATTGATGTCATTTTCCTGCCGGAGGAAGATAAGATCGCGAACAAAATGGGAATCAAAGGAATTGGGGAACTGGGAATTACGAGTGTCGCCGCTTCGTTATCAAATGCCATTTTTAACGCTACTGGTAAGAGAATGCGAGAATTACCTATAACACCTGAGAAACTAATCGAAGCACCGCTTGAACCCGGTGTTTAG
- a CDS encoding TetR/AcrR family transcriptional regulator, which translates to MDKLYQNINISVNSELFLKDPESSELGKKIVGQGILLIDDIGFEKFTFKKLGVQIKSNESSIYRYFENKHKFLVYITNWFWGWKEFQLTMSTYGISDSNEKLLKAIEVITHPVVQDFRFQHINEVALNHIIINESSKSYLTKEVETDNKEGYFSIYKRLVTRIAEMISEVSSDYEYSLSLSSMVLDGALHQHFLKDHIQSITDCSEKKSVSNYFKDLVINTLKIELNG; encoded by the coding sequence GTGGATAAATTATATCAGAACATAAATATTTCGGTGAATTCAGAATTATTTCTGAAAGATCCTGAGTCCAGTGAGTTAGGGAAAAAAATTGTAGGGCAGGGAATCCTTCTCATTGATGATATAGGTTTTGAGAAGTTCACCTTTAAAAAGCTAGGTGTTCAGATAAAATCAAACGAAAGCTCTATCTATCGTTATTTTGAGAACAAACATAAGTTCCTGGTTTATATAACCAACTGGTTCTGGGGATGGAAAGAATTTCAGCTGACCATGTCCACCTATGGCATTTCAGACTCCAATGAAAAATTACTGAAAGCCATCGAAGTGATTACGCATCCTGTTGTTCAGGATTTTAGGTTTCAGCATATAAATGAGGTTGCCTTGAACCATATTATCATCAATGAATCTTCAAAATCTTATCTTACCAAAGAGGTGGAAACAGATAATAAAGAAGGTTATTTTTCCATTTACAAAAGACTGGTTACCAGAATTGCGGAAATGATTTCTGAAGTATCTTCAGATTATGAATATTCTCTTAGCCTTTCCAGCATGGTTCTGGATGGCGCTTTACATCAGCATTTTCTAAAAGACCATATTCAGTCGATAACAGACTGTTCAGAAAAGAAAAGTGTATCCAATTATTTTAAAGACCTCGTGATCAATACCCTAAAAATTGAACTCAATGGCTGA
- a CDS encoding ATP-binding cassette domain-containing protein, which yields MAEEKMTAWQRFVGLLKLDKKDFLQILYYAIFAGLVNLSVPLGIQAIVNLIQGARITTSWIILVILVTLGVAFVGVLQLMQIRILENIQQKIFTRASFEFTYRFPKIKMSELENFYPPELANRFFDVITIQKGIAKLVLDFPAAILQIVFGLILLSLYHPFFIFYGILLVLLIYLVFRFTAKRGLNTSIKESKMKYKIAHWIQEVARTLISFKVAGKTKHAIQKNDALVTKYLEERESHFQVLKLQFIQMVGFKTLVTAGLLLIGGFLVLNQQMNIGQFVAAEIIILLIISSVEKMIMGLENFYDLLTSLEKLGEVVDKKLERSGGDTSFSEHKDLEIELKNIGFKTPDGQEVLKDINLTIRAGEKILLKGPNGSGKSLLLRIIAGLIEPTQGKIYVNGISLKNIDLNYYHGLLGQSLTEESLFEGTLLENLTFADNTITNSAIFSVLDKTGLKEFVRQQPDGLETLIYPEGMKLPHTVAKKIILARTLLRNPRLLILNEPLHQIDYEEEKRIVDHLMSEDQQWSIIVASGDEVWQNRCNRHIILRDGKLESNL from the coding sequence ATGGCTGAAGAAAAAATGACCGCCTGGCAGCGCTTCGTTGGCCTGCTAAAGCTTGATAAAAAAGATTTTCTGCAAATTCTTTATTATGCAATTTTCGCCGGATTGGTAAACCTTTCGGTACCATTAGGAATCCAGGCTATTGTAAACCTTATTCAGGGTGCTCGTATTACGACTTCATGGATAATTCTGGTAATTTTAGTGACTCTGGGGGTTGCTTTTGTAGGAGTGCTTCAGCTAATGCAGATCAGGATTCTTGAGAATATTCAGCAAAAAATATTTACCAGGGCATCTTTTGAATTTACCTATAGATTTCCAAAGATCAAAATGTCTGAGCTTGAGAACTTTTATCCTCCTGAGCTTGCCAATAGATTCTTTGATGTAATCACCATTCAGAAGGGAATCGCCAAACTGGTTCTGGACTTTCCAGCCGCGATTTTACAGATCGTTTTTGGATTAATTTTGCTTTCGCTGTATCACCCTTTCTTTATTTTCTACGGAATATTACTGGTACTTCTAATTTATCTGGTATTCAGATTCACCGCAAAAAGAGGTTTGAATACGAGTATCAAGGAATCCAAGATGAAGTATAAGATCGCTCACTGGATTCAGGAAGTAGCCAGAACTTTAATTAGTTTCAAAGTAGCTGGAAAAACCAAACATGCCATCCAGAAGAATGACGCACTTGTAACTAAGTATCTTGAAGAACGTGAGAGCCACTTCCAGGTGCTTAAGCTTCAGTTCATTCAAATGGTTGGTTTTAAAACTCTCGTGACTGCCGGTTTACTTTTAATAGGAGGTTTCCTCGTGCTTAATCAGCAAATGAATATTGGTCAGTTTGTAGCTGCAGAGATCATTATTTTATTGATCATTAGTTCTGTAGAGAAAATGATCATGGGACTGGAAAACTTTTACGATTTACTGACTTCCCTTGAAAAACTTGGAGAAGTAGTAGACAAGAAACTGGAAAGATCTGGAGGGGACACTTCTTTTTCTGAACATAAAGATCTGGAAATAGAACTTAAGAATATTGGTTTCAAAACTCCTGATGGACAGGAAGTTCTAAAAGATATTAATTTGACAATTAGGGCTGGTGAGAAGATACTCCTGAAAGGTCCAAATGGTTCCGGGAAGTCTTTATTACTTAGGATTATCGCAGGATTGATAGAACCAACTCAGGGAAAGATATATGTGAATGGAATTTCGTTGAAGAATATAGATCTCAACTATTATCATGGTCTGCTTGGACAGTCGCTTACAGAGGAGTCATTGTTTGAAGGTACATTATTAGAGAACCTTACATTCGCTGATAATACTATTACCAATTCAGCAATTTTTTCGGTACTGGATAAAACCGGCTTAAAAGAATTCGTTCGTCAGCAACCCGATGGGCTGGAAACTTTGATCTATCCAGAGGGAATGAAATTACCGCATACGGTCGCCAAGAAGATCATTCTGGCCAGGACGTTATTACGGAACCCAAGATTGTTAATTCTGAATGAACCTTTACATCAAATCGATTATGAAGAGGAGAAGCGTATTGTAGATCATTTAATGTCTGAAGATCAACAATGGTCTATTATAGTCGCTAGTGGAGATGAAGTATGGCAGAATCGTTGTAATCGTCATATCATTCTAAGGGATGGTAAACTTGAATCTAATCTTTAA